Genomic window (Dehalococcoidales bacterium):
TGACGGCGCGCTGTATCTCCGGTGGTTCCTGACTCAGGACCCTGGCCACGTATGGGTCCAGCTTTCCACTGGCATAGATGGGGACTCGCTCCGCCGTTGCGGAAGCCGGGGTGGAGAGGTATCCAGCCAGGGTGAAGAGTTCGTTTTCCTCAAAGCCCAGGGGAGCCGCTATCTTCCGGAGGATGTGAGCCGAGGGAAACCGTTCTCCCCTCTCGATGCGACCCAGGTGTGAGGCTGATACCTTTGCCTTGCTGGCCAACTCCTGCAAGGTTAATGGCAGGCTGATTCTCTGCTGTTTGAGTATTCCCCCGACATGGTTGGTGGCATCATTGTCCATGATGGTATTCTAGTTGGACAACTGGCAGTTGTCAAGGAGAATGGCGCAAAGTGCCAGGTACCAGGCTCCGCCGAACCTTCCCACACATATAGATATCGCCTGCTTCTCACACATATAAATATCTGCACACGTACTCTCCGGTGGTGACCGGCATCGGCCTGTACTGGAGTGTCACTAATGCCCTGGAACCCGTATAACATTTCCTTGACGCCAAACGGCGCCGGTAATACAATGACATTGTCGGGTGCCATGATTAAAAAGTACGATGTCATCATTGTGGGTGGTGGTCCGGCGGGGCTCTTCGCCGCCCTGGAGGTAGTGAAGACTTCCGACCTGAGCGTGCTGCTGGTCGAGAAGGGACGGGACATTGATAGCCGTCAGTGCCCGGCGCGTGACCGGGATATCCCCTGCGCAGCGTGTGAACCCTGTAATCTTGTCTGTGGTCTTGGTGGGGCCGGGGCATTCAG
Coding sequences:
- a CDS encoding helix-turn-helix transcriptional regulator, with amino-acid sequence MDNDATNHVGGILKQQRISLPLTLQELASKAKVSASHLGRIERGERFPSAHILRKIAAPLGFEENELFTLAGYLSTPASATAERVPIYASGKLDPYVARVLSQEPPEIQRAVIGILTILRSIARNMDK